The DNA sequence ACGACATGGTTTCGGGGAAATGGAATGTCTGTGGTGTAGATGGATGGATGTGAGGAGGAAATTGAATGGTGATGATGGAGATACTAGTGTTATGGCATGATGTAGATAGCTATGGAGGGGAGAAGTATTGTCAATTCTCCTGTATTTGAGGGCCACTATACAACGCTCCAACAAAGGCTAGCTCGTCTGGTTTCTCAATCTCTTGAAGCCATGCGTAACCTTCCTTCTCCTCTTCAGGGACCGATACTCCATCAACTGAAAATTCACAAAATACAAGCAAATGTAATCGAGGTCCTCATATGAGTCTAAAAGGAGATTATTCATCTCAACGAAATTTGGTACCTGTGAACTGAGAAAATGGGATATCAAGGTAGTATTGGCAGTGGCGGCCGTCGGGATCACAATATGGGGGACCAAGCACATCAAGCACCGCACATGCTGTCACTGCAGTGAAGCAATGCATGTTGCCTCCATCAGCTGGATAAAGGATTTTAGTGTCGCAAGGAGCAGTAAAGTCGGCATCAACCTTCACTTTTGCCAAGCGGGTAGCAGGAGGTGCAACTGCATTAACTGCAGAAATGAAACCAAACACCAAAATATTGGTAATTTTAGCTTTCTTCTAGAACAATGAAGATGGTAACTGCACAAATAGGCAGTCCTCATGACTTGATTTTACAACAAAAAGATTTTAGCACTCAAGTCATCAAGCAAGCACTCTTTAGTCTTTACCTAAAATATAAAGGTTGAAAAGCAGAGGCAGGGGCTTTTTATATGTACTCGTATATATAACAAGTAACAGGAAGTGACTAGAACCAGACAAAAATTTTACTTGACAAAGAAGTACTGTGAAAATGTCAAAGTTTTGTAAGACCagctacttaatttctcacagCATGAAAAGGTCTTGTGCATGACTCCATCCATAAAGCCTTGGTTGTATCAAGGGAAAATAGCACTTTCGTAAAATTTGATCTTCCCATAGAATTCCTATAGGCAGATGGTCTGTTGGTCAACATAGCAGGCCTATGACCATCTAATGTGCCTAAAATGAGGTGCTTGTTTCACAAAAatgaatggttttttttttttttttcagactcTCTAGTAAAATCAGGACTCCTTGCTCATAACAAGGAGTGTACTCCTTctaatctttctttctttggtcAAGGCACCCTAGTTTTTGCAGCAAGTAGTAATCAACAACAGAAAGTACACACAATCTGAGCAATCCAGCATAACTTCTGAAGGAAGAACATACCTTGGGAAGGAATAGGATTCTCAGGTGTTGGCTTCTGATTCTCAATTGCTGGATTCTGATTCTCAGTTGTCGGTTGCTGATTCTCAATTGTTGGTGTTTTCTCAGGGGCATCAACCACCCAGTCATATGACTTGATATGCATTGTCCCGAAAAGAAGCTTACTGAAAACCGTCATTCCCGGGTGATTATGAAGCGGAATTACACCTGACGGCGGCAAACAGAATATCCCCATCTGCATATAGTTGGTTTAATACAAGAACATAAGCAATGGTTGGCTAAAATTGCGTGTTGCATTGCAGTACCACAAAGAATCCTACTTACTGAAAATTTGTCACACTCAAACAGATGCAAGTATGTGATTGGCGGGGTTCGCCCAGCTGTTGTAAGTCTTTCGTATGGCAACTCAGGACTCAGGCCAAAATCAACAGGTCTCATAGCATCTGCATCCAAACAAGCCATGAATATTAACGACATTGCGTATATAATACCCCGTGCGCCACATTTGCAATTTAGGCAACAAATTAAAAACATAACAAACAATACAATGTCCCAGCAACCTCATGGTGCTATGAATGCCAAGTGTTTTCTCCAATGGAATGCAAACAACACTTGATGAGACCTATTTAAAACCCTTCACTTAAAAGACACTTGGGTAACCAAACCAGACTCCAGCTGTAAAGAAACCAAACCATGCAATACATATGTACTGCCACagacattttcttttttatatacAGAAAATTTAGTCCCAACTCCAAGAGGATATGTACCATTATCCCAGGACAGGGATcagaattttaaaaaaaataatttaaaaaacaCATATATAAGCAACTGACATTAAACAAACAACCAACAATGCAATGCAAAATTCATACAAATATTTGTATACGGAATTGAAAGATCAAAGATTCAAGACTGAGATTAACAAAGCACAGATGAATGAATGATTGAGATGATCTAAACATAATGCATTGTCTGGCACGAAAAATTGGCATGTCTGACAAAGAAAATATTGCTGAAGAAAAAATTTAACCAGTTGCGAAATTGTGATCCGAAACCGGCTTCAATTCAATCCGATTACGAAATTCCCTCTTAAATTCTCCGTAAAATGAGAAACCAGTGAATCATCATGCAATATAAGAAAATACGTACCTAAAACAGAGCATAGCTTCTGGATATCTTCGGAGGAGGGAATAATCCCGGCGCCGCACAAGGAAAACACAGCCTTACACGTCTCGTATAGCTTCTGCACCGGCGACATCTTCCGATGACGCCGCCGGGACTTCCTGGACTTGCTGATCGAATTCGTCTCCTCCGGCGATGGATGAAGCACCTTGTTGTTGTCTTTTCGGTTGggcaacgtcgtctcaacccccATTCACACTCCAAAATCGCAGAATCTGACACGCCCAGAAAACCCACTCGCTAAAAATAGAAAGAATCGATCTGGGTGTTTCAGAAACCGCAGCAAAATGCAAAATTTCAATCCGGGTAATGGCCCATTCGAACCCAGAAAACGAGAAAAACAGAGCAGGTGGAAcagggaaggagagagaatgaaTGAATAGTGATAAACAGGTACGGTTTGTACAGGTTGAGTTGCTGTTGGGTGGTGAAAAAGGAGAGGGAAGGACAGAGATGTGAAATTTGGCagctctgcttcttcttctgctgccTCTTCTTATTCtgtggaagaaggagaaggggtGGGGAGGATTTAATGGGTATAAAAAGGGACAAGGGAAATGGAGATGTTAGGGTTAGCTGAAAGAGAAAGACAGTTGGTTTTGGCGTGAGGGAGTGAAAACCAGGGGCCATGCTCGGCTTTCCAGTGGGCTGTTCCAACAGCGGATTTTTATCCACTCCTCTTCTCTTTGCTCTTTTCTATCTTCGCCCCTCCTTTTAGTCATTTTCACAAGTCCACTCttattttcttaattcttatttattttcttaaactTGGAATTTGCTATGTCTATAAGTGATAGCAGCTATCAAATGGTGTAGAAGAAGAGACAAGAAGAAATTTTGATTTGGCAATGCAAAAATCTGTTTTTAATTTTGGGTAACACCTTAAACATTTTGTACGAGAATTCGCGCACGGCTTTTTAAAGATTCACTTTTCAATATACGTGCAACGGTTTATGTCAGACTCTTATAAAATAGATTCGGGGTCAACTAAGGCGCAGTCAATTTCATTTAGTTTTCCGTTGCAATCTAAAACAATGTTCAGACGTCTGTGCTCA is a window from the Rosa chinensis cultivar Old Blush chromosome 2, RchiOBHm-V2, whole genome shotgun sequence genome containing:
- the LOC112187994 gene encoding plant cysteine oxidase 2, whose protein sequence is MGVETTLPNRKDNNKVLHPSPEETNSISKSRKSRRRHRKMSPVQKLYETCKAVFSLCGAGIIPSSEDIQKLCSVLDAMRPVDFGLSPELPYERLTTAGRTPPITYLHLFECDKFSMGIFCLPPSGVIPLHNHPGMTVFSKLLFGTMHIKSYDWVVDAPEKTPTIENQQPTTENQNPAIENQKPTPENPIPSQVNAVAPPATRLAKVKVDADFTAPCDTKILYPADGGNMHCFTAVTACAVLDVLGPPYCDPDGRHCQYYLDIPFSQFTVDGVSVPEEEKEGYAWLQEIEKPDELAFVGALYSGPQIQEN